From one Triticum urartu cultivar G1812 chromosome 3, Tu2.1, whole genome shotgun sequence genomic stretch:
- the LOC125543351 gene encoding cytochrome P450 71A1-like produces MAVSPLALVLLLLAFAVSLLYILRRPAPLRSGSDGGRRHLPPSPRGLPLLGHLHLLGSLPHRALRSLAAAHGPVLLLRLGRVPAVVVSSPAAAEEVMRARDLAFASRPRSAMADRLLYGRDVAFAPYGEYWRQARRVCVVHLLSPLRILSFRGVREEEAAALVERVRGAAAGGAAVDLCELLVAYANTVVSRAAFGDDSARGLYEEGNKGRELRKVFNDFQELLGTAPLGELLPWLGWLDAVRGMEGKIRRTFKALDGVLEKVIDDHRRRRQAGQQTGDDGGDHRDFVDVLLDVSDTDDEAGMRLSTTEIKAIILDMFAAGTDTTSTAMEWAMAEVITHPDSMRKLQDELRAAVGGSGHVITEDHIDKLHYLKAVVKETLRLHPPIPLLVPREPQDDAEILGHHVPAGTRVVINAWAVGRDPAAWERAEEFVPERFLDGAVDYKGQDFQLIPFGAGRRGCPGVGFAAATVEMALASLMYHFDWEPAGASLDMREVNGLAVHLKSGLPLVAKLRFR; encoded by the exons ATGGCCGTGTCGCCTCTTGCACtcgtgctcctcctcctcgccttcgCCGTGTCTCTCTTGTACATCCTCCGTAGGCCCGCCCCTCTGCGCAGCGGCAGCGATGGAGGACGGAGGCATCTTCCGCCGTCACCGCGCGGCCTCCCGCTGCTCGGCCACCTACATCTCCTCGGCTCGTTGCCGCACCGGGCCCTGCGGTCCCTGGCCGCCGCACACGGCCCGGTCCTGCTGCTCCGGCTCGGCCGCGTGCCCGCCGTGGTCGTgtcctcgccggccgccgcggaGGAGGTGATGAGGGCCCGCGACCTGGCCTTCGCGAGCCGGCCCCGGAGCGCCATGGCCGACCGGCTCCTCTACGGGCGCGACGTAGCGTTCGCGCCCTACGGCGAGTACTGGCGCCAGGCGCGCCGCGTGTGCGTGGTCCACCTCCTCAGCCCGCTCCGCATCCTCTCCTTCCGCGGCGTccgggaggaggaggccgccgcgCTGGTCGAGCGCGTCCgcggagcggcggcgggcggcgccgcCGTGGACCTGTGTGAGCTCCTCGTCGCCTACGCCAACACGGTGGTCTCGCGCGCCGCGTTCGGGGACGACAGCGCGCGCGGCCTGTATGAGGAAGGCAACAAGGGACGCGAGCTGAGGAAGGTGTTCAACGACTTCCAGGAGCTGCTCGGCACGGCGCCTCTGGGGGAGCTCCTGCCGTGGCTGGGGTGGTTGGACGCCGTGAGGGGGATGGAGGGGAAGATCAGACGGACGTTCAAGGCGCTCGACGGTGTGCTCGAGAAGGTGATCGACGACCACCGCCGCCGGCGTCAAGCCGGCCAGCAGACGGGAGATGACGGCGGCGATCACAGGGATTTCGTGGACGTGTTGTTGGACGTGAGCGATACTGACGACGAAGCTGGCATGCGTCTCAGCACGACCGAAATCAAGGCCATCATTTTG GACATGTTCGCGGCGGGCACGGACACGACGAGCACGGCAATGGAGTGGGCCATGGCGGAGGTCATCACGCACCCAGACAGCATGCGTAAGCTCCAGGATGAGCTCAGGGCGGCCGTCGGTGGCTCCGGGCACGTCATCACCGAGGACCACATCGACAAGCTGCACTACCTCAAGGCGGTGGTCAAGGAGACGCTACGCCTGCACCCACCGATCCCGCTCCTCGTGCCCCGAGAGCCACAAGACGACGCCGAGATACTCGGCCACCACGTCCCGGCGGGCACGCGGGTGGTCATCAACGCGTGGGCCGTCGGCCGGGACCCGGCGGCGTGGGAGCGCGCCGAGGAGTTCGTACCGGAGAGGTTTCTCGACGGCGCGGTGGACTACAAGGGGCAGGACTTCCAGCTGATACCGTTCGGTGCTGGGCGGCGGGGGTGCCCCGGGGTCGGATTCGCCGCGGCGACCGTTGAGATGGCGCTGGCGAGTTTGATGTACCATTTCGACTGGGAGCCGGCCGGGGCGTCGCTGGACATGCGCGAGGTGAACGGGCTCGCCGTGCATCTCAAGTCCGGCCTGCCGCTTGTCGCTAAACTGCGGTTTCGTTAG